A genomic segment from Nodularia sphaerocarpa UHCC 0038 encodes:
- a CDS encoding FG-GAP-like repeat-containing protein, giving the protein MTTSTIKIENSPFQWERKPSLSDPRLAILGILISYIILGITVLGFNRSPAQILLIITAACGFDMILHWLFKQRQLLFPLSAAITGCSLSILTNFAHASWLPLVPVFFAISSKYLFTANNRHIYNPALFGITASLLLGNGLISAAPAYQWGGSIAIVIFIITAALLLFALRINRTALIISFLGFYTIQLCIRAYLMHDLIPAETIVMGALSSPAFYLFTFFMITDPATSPQTKKGQIWMSLIIVLLDLYLHKFESLSTFFFAGFIYFSGRLLWFKIQEIKDLKQVNITQIFNPIYRWSLIACIGTSGFWGYQQLVAAKDIITTDFTFEEIAADAAGISTHKSEILEQIDPRLQHIGKWLLSVGDAVALADVNQDGLQDIFLTYPLKDNSDRAALYLNQGNFKFTRLPIPALEELVNHQTTAGLPSGALWWDYDNDSDADLFLSVGYGKSRLLQNRFREECSSNEKDCLPKFIDVSAELGIDDYTISLTANAVDMNRDGKLDLMVGNAMNPLLPGYEKPTYFNIFQLPQPEYDNDRRMMNVMHRTWYDADNGGENLFYLNTGKKLEKQDVKALGLDGNRWTLDIGTGDLNGDGWTDLYLANDFGPDQLYINQQGKKFDLIRGKLVGKISHDTYKGMNASLGDIDNNGQLDIYVSNVHEKLQAEGSLLWMNSGNVDQIGEKAFTDAAMKHNILNENRFGWGGAMGDLDRDGKLDILQANGMVDNSYDRPLPETRNQRLKGKITTPHYFQNVAAERKCADFWYWNSQIALTGPDIHGYADRWADLRDRCIFPYEQNRVYLNEGKRFLDVASQVGWNELGNSRGIALTDLDNDGDLDALVTHQFQPVSIYRNVSAPKSWLGLDLAGNGKSCNRDAVGTQVIINSHGDKQLREVQASNGFSAQGDKRLLFGLGSYEEELIPVEIHWCGDENIQHQHLQVNQYHHLLLE; this is encoded by the coding sequence ATGACTACAAGTACAATTAAAATAGAAAATTCTCCATTTCAATGGGAACGTAAACCAAGTTTATCAGATCCCAGATTAGCAATTTTAGGCATATTAATTTCTTATATTATCCTGGGAATTACAGTATTAGGATTTAACCGTTCTCCCGCGCAAATCTTATTAATTATAACTGCGGCGTGTGGATTTGATATGATACTCCACTGGCTATTTAAACAACGCCAGTTACTATTTCCATTAAGTGCTGCAATTACAGGTTGTTCATTAAGTATTTTAACTAATTTTGCCCATGCTTCTTGGCTACCATTAGTACCTGTTTTCTTTGCCATTTCTTCAAAATATCTGTTCACAGCTAATAACAGACATATTTACAATCCGGCATTATTTGGCATCACTGCAAGTTTATTATTAGGTAACGGCTTAATAAGTGCAGCACCCGCTTATCAATGGGGCGGTTCCATAGCCATAGTCATCTTTATTATTACAGCCGCTTTATTGCTATTTGCCTTACGCATTAACCGCACAGCTTTAATTATATCATTTTTAGGATTCTACACCATACAATTGTGCATTCGTGCCTATTTAATGCATGATTTAATTCCAGCAGAAACCATTGTTATGGGGGCGTTGTCTTCCCCAGCATTTTATCTATTTACATTCTTTATGATTACCGATCCAGCGACATCACCCCAGACCAAAAAAGGTCAAATTTGGATGTCGTTGATTATTGTCCTCCTGGATTTATACCTGCATAAATTCGAGAGTTTGTCAACATTCTTTTTCGCAGGATTTATTTATTTTAGTGGGCGATTACTGTGGTTTAAAATTCAGGAAATCAAAGATTTAAAGCAGGTAAATATTACTCAAATATTTAACCCAATTTATCGCTGGAGTTTAATCGCCTGCATCGGGACCAGTGGATTTTGGGGATATCAGCAATTAGTTGCAGCCAAAGATATTATTACCACAGATTTTACCTTTGAAGAAATAGCCGCAGATGCAGCCGGAATCTCCACCCACAAAAGTGAGATTTTAGAACAAATAGATCCCAGATTACAACATATCGGAAAATGGTTATTATCCGTAGGCGATGCAGTAGCTTTAGCCGATGTAAACCAAGATGGATTACAGGATATATTTTTAACTTATCCTCTTAAAGATAACAGCGATCGCGCCGCTTTATACCTCAATCAAGGTAATTTTAAATTCACTCGTTTACCCATTCCCGCCTTAGAGGAATTAGTCAATCATCAAACAACAGCCGGGTTACCCTCCGGCGCTTTATGGTGGGATTATGATAACGATAGCGATGCCGATTTATTCTTATCAGTCGGCTATGGAAAATCACGCTTATTACAAAATAGATTCAGAGAAGAATGTTCATCTAACGAGAAGGATTGTCTACCGAAATTTATTGATGTTTCCGCAGAATTGGGCATTGATGACTATACAATTAGTTTAACTGCCAACGCTGTAGATATGAATCGAGATGGCAAATTAGATTTAATGGTAGGTAATGCCATGAATCCATTATTACCAGGTTATGAAAAACCAACTTATTTTAATATTTTCCAGTTACCCCAACCAGAGTATGACAATGACCGCCGGATGATGAATGTCATGCACCGCACTTGGTATGATGCTGATAATGGGGGAGAGAATTTATTTTATCTCAACACAGGTAAAAAATTAGAAAAACAAGATGTCAAAGCTTTAGGACTCGATGGAAATCGTTGGACATTAGATATAGGTACGGGAGATTTAAACGGCGATGGCTGGACAGATTTATATTTAGCTAACGACTTTGGTCCCGACCAATTATATATTAATCAACAAGGTAAAAAATTCGACCTAATCCGGGGTAAATTGGTGGGGAAAATCAGCCATGATACCTATAAAGGGATGAATGCTTCTTTGGGAGATATCGATAATAATGGACAATTAGATATTTACGTTTCCAATGTCCATGAAAAACTGCAAGCCGAAGGAAGTTTATTGTGGATGAATAGCGGAAATGTAGACCAAATTGGCGAAAAAGCATTTACCGACGCAGCCATGAAACACAACATCCTCAACGAAAATCGCTTTGGTTGGGGTGGCGCGATGGGTGATTTAGATAGAGATGGCAAATTAGATATACTCCAAGCCAACGGCATGGTAGATAATAGTTACGACCGCCCACTTCCAGAAACCAGAAATCAAAGATTAAAAGGTAAAATTACCACGCCTCACTATTTCCAAAATGTCGCAGCAGAAAGAAAATGCGCTGATTTTTGGTATTGGAACTCGCAAATCGCTTTAACAGGCCCAGATATCCACGGTTATGCAGACAGATGGGCTGATTTACGCGATAGATGTATTTTCCCCTATGAACAAAACCGAGTATATCTCAATGAAGGGAAACGTTTTCTTGATGTCGCTTCTCAAGTTGGTTGGAATGAATTAGGAAATTCTAGAGGTATTGCATTAACAGATTTAGATAATGATGGTGATTTGGATGCTTTAGTTACTCATCAATTTCAGCCAGTATCAATTTATCGTAATGTTTCAGCACCTAAATCATGGTTAGGGTTAGATTTAGCTGGTAATGGTAAAAGTTGTAATCGTGATGCTGTGGGGACACAAGTAATTATTAATTCTCATGGGGATAAACAATTGCGGGAAGTGCAAGCATCAAATGGATTTTCTGCCCAAGGTGATAAGCGTTTATTATTTGGTTTAGGTAGCTATGAAGAGGAGTTGATTCCTGTGGAAATACATTGGTGTGGAGATGAAAATATTCAACATCAGCATTTGCAGGTTAATCAATATCATCATCTGCTGCTTGAGTGA
- a CDS encoding aromatic ring-hydroxylating oxygenase subunit alpha: MFIGHRYWYIVCRSPELKQKPLSATIASLPVVIFRTALGKVAALEDRCAHRHAPLSAGKVCQESIQCPYHGWEYDIEGTVNKVPALPSDSKIASNLSIKKYHCLEQDGYVWVCLAETPATPHPVKFPYLDAPGWTSFRMKTRFLAPVDACLENFLDCPHASFVHRFWFRTPKAKPVKAIVQSLADGAVAEYLEEPRESAVVWWLLSQKRAQMQHTDRFIAPATSRVDYIFSDQRHYIITSSCTPIGDRLTEVHTVITFRVQPIGWLIKLLFAPLSHLIIQQDVKMINMQQANINRFPTTNYKFTQADLLLPYILKWRQSDKCNENSDSPPPPAGIEHHIDIML; this comes from the coding sequence ATGTTTATAGGTCATCGTTATTGGTATATTGTCTGTCGTTCTCCAGAACTGAAGCAGAAACCACTCAGCGCTACAATTGCATCTCTACCTGTTGTTATATTTCGCACTGCTTTAGGTAAGGTAGCAGCTCTGGAAGATAGATGCGCCCACCGTCACGCCCCTCTTTCTGCGGGAAAAGTATGTCAAGAATCTATACAGTGTCCTTATCATGGCTGGGAATATGATATTGAGGGTACAGTCAACAAGGTTCCAGCTTTACCGTCAGACAGTAAAATTGCTAGTAATTTAAGTATTAAAAAATATCATTGCTTGGAACAAGATGGCTATGTCTGGGTATGTTTAGCCGAGACACCTGCTACCCCACATCCTGTAAAATTCCCTTATTTAGACGCACCAGGGTGGACAAGTTTTCGCATGAAAACGCGGTTTTTAGCACCGGTTGATGCTTGTTTAGAAAATTTTCTTGACTGTCCTCATGCAAGTTTTGTGCATCGCTTTTGGTTTCGCACTCCCAAAGCCAAGCCTGTAAAAGCTATTGTCCAGAGTTTAGCAGATGGTGCTGTGGCTGAATATTTAGAAGAACCGCGTGAAAGTGCCGTGGTTTGGTGGCTTTTAAGTCAAAAACGCGCCCAAATGCAACATACTGACCGTTTTATTGCTCCTGCTACCAGTCGAGTTGATTACATCTTTTCCGACCAGCGTCATTATATTATCACTTCTTCTTGTACACCGATAGGCGATCGCCTAACCGAAGTACACACCGTTATTACCTTTCGAGTCCAACCCATAGGATGGTTAATCAAACTTCTTTTTGCACCCCTATCACACTTGATCATTCAACAAGACGTAAAAATGATCAATATGCAGCAAGCCAACATCAACCGCTTCCCCACAACCAACTACAAATTCACCCAAGCAGACTTACTTTTACCCTACATCCTCAAATGGCGACAAAGTGACAAATGTAACGAAAACAGCGACTCACCACCACCACCCGCAGGCATAGAACATCATATAGATATCATGCTCTAA